A section of the Pseudorasbora parva isolate DD20220531a chromosome 2, ASM2467924v1, whole genome shotgun sequence genome encodes:
- the c1ql1l2 gene encoding C1q-related factor → MLVLVLVVLIPVLVSSVSNDNSHYEMLGTCRMVCDPYQNKGTTTGITSTGSSVQAEAEALADHSNIPPPSTLLQGPQGKPGRPGKPGPPGPPGEPGPPGPMGPPGNREDRGQNGVLSLGNDGAISTVTYNTHPRVAFYAGLKNPHEGYEILKFDDVVTNLGNNYDGTSGKFICSVPGTYFFIYHVLMRGGDGTSMWADLCKNGQVRASAIAQDADQNYDYASNSVILHLDAGDEVYIKLDGGKAHGGNNNKYSTFSGFILYAD, encoded by the exons ATGCTGGTGCTGGTGCTGGTGGTGCTCATTCCTGTGCTGGTCAGCTCTGTGAGCAATGACAACAGCCACTACGAGATGCTGGGCACCTGTCGAATGGTATGCGACCCGTACCAGAACAAGGGCACCACCACGGGCATCACCAGCACCGGCTCTTCTGTGCAGGCCGAGGCCGAGGCTCTGGCCGACCACAGCAACATTCCTCCACCCTCCACGCTCCTCCAGGGGCCACAGGGGAAGCCGGGCCGGCCAGGCAAACCCGGACCTCCAGGGCCACCAGGGGAGCCAGGGCCCCCGGGTCCGATGGGGCCCCCGGGGAACCGGGAGGACAGGGGCCAAAACGGGGTTCTGAGTCTGGGCAATGATGGAGCTATCAGCACGGTCACATACAACACGCACCCACGGGTGGCTTTCTATGCAGGACTGAAAAACCCGCACGAGGGCTATGAGATCCTCAAGTTCGACGACGTGGTCACCAATCTTGGCAACAACTATGATGGCACTTCGGGAAAGTTCATCTGCAGCGTGCCGGGCACGTATTTCTTCATCTACCACGTCCTGATGAGGGGAGGTGACGGGACCAGCATGTGGGCAGACCTGTGCAAGAACGGACAG GTGCGAGCCAGTGCGATTGCTCAGGATGCCGATCAGAACTATGACTACGCCTCGAACAGTGTGATTCTGCATCTAGACGCTGGCGATGAAGTCTACATCAAACTGGATGGTGGCAAAGCCCACGggggcaacaacaacaaatacaGCACCTTCTCCGGCTTCATTCTTTACGCCGACTGA